One part of the Coleofasciculus chthonoplastes PCC 7420 genome encodes these proteins:
- a CDS encoding RNA-guided endonuclease InsQ/TnpB family protein yields VASKRLRRKRPPNRNKKVKGSRRWKKERKQLSKVQSKIARQREDWLHKVTSDIVSGNSLIGGEQLNVKGMTRKAKKGKRKKQKAGLNRSILDVGFGLVGDLLTYKSAEAGGFYVESPTRMLKPTQRCAKCWELTPKSLADRVHVCSNPDCGHTEDRDINAAQVNEIWARGLERTSLDAELPSSTDCGSMKQLGARKRQKQRLQQSKSL; encoded by the coding sequence AGGTAGCCTCAAAGCGGTTAAGACGCAAGAGACCGCCGAATAGGAATAAGAAGGTCAAGGGGTCGAGGCGATGGAAAAAAGAACGTAAACAGCTCTCTAAAGTTCAGAGCAAAATAGCCCGACAACGGGAAGATTGGCTGCACAAAGTAACCAGTGATATAGTCAGCGGTAATAGCCTAATCGGTGGTGAGCAGTTAAACGTCAAGGGCATGACTCGAAAAGCAAAAAAGGGTAAGCGTAAGAAACAGAAAGCCGGATTAAATCGGTCTATTCTAGACGTTGGGTTTGGTCTAGTCGGTGATTTATTAACCTACAAATCGGCTGAGGCAGGTGGGTTTTATGTTGAGTCACCAACCCGGATGCTCAAGCCAACTCAACGGTGTGCTAAATGTTGGGAATTAACGCCTAAGAGTTTAGCTGATAGAGTTCATGTTTGCTCTAATCCTGACTGCGGTCATACCGAAGACAGAGATATCAATGCTGCCCAAGTAAATGAGATTTGGGCAAGGGGCTTGGAACGAACCTCTTTAGACGCAGAGCTGCCTAGCTCTACTGATTGTGGAAGCATGAAGCAACTAGGAGCGAGGAAGCGTCAGAAACAGCGACTTCAACAAAGTAAGTCGCTGTAG